The window GATCAGTTCAACAATTTCTCCAATTAAACCATCTGAGAACTTCCTTCATACTTCCCAGTTACTTACACCCTTTACAGGGATATGTCTCATCTTCAGACCATATATACACtctttgtttattcatgatATAAGTTATTAAGATATATGTGTTGtttattgtcttatttttaCTATATTATATTCATATAGCCCACCTGTGAATTAGTGATTgattaataaaatgttgttttaatgtcCAGAATGTTTTGAGATTTTGTTGTGTCATTTGGAGATCTAACTGGATTGTGTTTAAACCGCCtataaattgttaaaataaCCTGACACTGGTCACTGGTTTacttaaaatatgtaaaatattcaGGGCTTTTAGAGATTTAGTATTGGTACACtacagaaaaatagaaatattatCTAAAGGTTGGTACAAAAAGATACTCAAAATCCAACTCCTCTGTAATTTGAGCACAAAAACAGACTACCCTTTCTCCAAAAAGAAAATTAGGTTGGTATCAAAACTCAATGTCAACTCGACTTCAAATTTCAACTTTGGATTGAATTTTGGATAATGAGCACCATGActtaaaatcaacaaaatatcaaaatctgACAATGTTAAAATTTCACGTTGTGAGGATGTTAATTATGATGTTGGGTTTGGGTCACCGTACCTCACGACTAAATGTTACATCAATCCGACGTCGGCATGAGACATTTGGAAGATGCTGGATTTTGGATTCTTAACACCACAACTTAAACCAATAACATTATGTTGAATATTTGTCGCCCAGTGTCACGATCTACATTCACCCAAATATTGTCAACTAACAACACTGGTGTCAGCTGGGTGGTGTGAAATCTGTaaaacatcttctgttaaaagaGTAATTAAAGTGACTCGAAACTTTAACGTATTAGTTTCATGACTCACTCATATGTTATTTAGACTGGACTTGACAGATGTCCAATTTCTTACCCAAAGCATTGTCCCACTTGAAGTTTGTCCACTTGAAGTTTGTCTTCTTGCACTCAAAAGTTGTCCAAATTAAGCAAAATGTACTGTATGATATTCAGATATCTTAAGTAGGAAGATTCAGTATCAATTTTAACAGTACCATGGGTTATCTGGTATGACTAAAAGTGTTAATTGCCCTGTGGATTTTGAATTTGGCCTATTGAACCTTTCAGGGGACTCAAAAATCATCTGCCCTGtgtgataaatgtttttaatctcCTACATTTTGGATGGAGACCCAATATTCAGTACATATGATTGTATGAGAATATTATGCCACAGTAATTATATTgtggattttttaaatgattttcattgttttatttttcataaacaCCGGAAAACATGAattcaaaattacattttgcTAGAAATaagtgaatacaaaaaaaagaaatcttccAATAAAACAAGTGACAAAAAACTACAACTCATCTCACTGAAATTCTGCTTTCTACATTAATATGtcttttattaaattaaatgaaaaataccgacaacaaattaaacaaatatgtaagaattattTTGTGGTGAGGAATAAAAAATAGCCAAAGTATTATTTGTAGGAACACTTTTATTTGAATCTTGAAATAACACATTGAGGATATAACATCAGATGAATGCTGAGAGATTGTGAAGCGTCATAATTTGATATAAACACCAAACATTGAAATCACAGACATTTTGTCTtgaagtaaataaatacaaacacccAGCATGAAATGAGAGACTTCTTAAGCCAGTTTCAGTGTCTCCTTGACCATGACTCCTACTCCATCAAAGACTTTGTGGATGGGAGCATTGCACATGAATGCAGAGGTGGTGACCAGCTTGTTTTTGACATCAACGTGTGCTTTGTCCACatctgtgttgacatgtttGCAGCCCATCTCCTTCATGACGCCTGCAGTCTGAGCATACGGCCACCTGAAGACGAAGAGAGAGCGGGAGTTAGAGCTGCAGATTGAGATTTTCTTCACAGTGACAAACATCTGATGATTAGAGACCGTTTCACACACTTTTCACACTCTTTGTCCTGTCCCACGGTGACCTCGCAGCCGGGCAGGATTTTGGCAGCGAGGACGGGGGAGATGCAGCACATGCCCAGCGGCTTTCCGGCTTTGTGGAAATCCTTGATGATCTTCTCCAGCTGTGGCTGGATGGTGCAGTCCTTATTCTTCACCGCCCAGTCGCTCAGGTTCTTCGCCACACCGAAGCCCCCTGAATGGAGCACACGAAGCATTTGTTCAGCTTATCACAAAAgcagaggtgaaaaaaaagaaagacgtGGCAGATTTTACTCAGTCTTATGGCTGGAGGAATCCTAACCTGGGATGATGGCGGCGTCAAATGCTGACACGTCTAACTTGGCCAGATCAGTCACATCACCCCTGGCGATGCGGGCGCTTTCCTGCAGgatgtttcttttctcctctgtgggTTTCCCCTCGCAGTGGTTCACGACATGCATCTGGTCTGCATTCGGAGCAAACATCTGCACCTGAAATGTGAAAGCTTCTGTATCAGATCAACCTCTGTAGCTATTAGGACTGTTTGTTTAGGTCAGATGTATTGCTACACCCCTCTATGTGGGTCTGGATCCAGATATTTGACATCAAATATCAGGTAAATACTCTGTAATAAGTTTTCTTCTCTTACCTTTGCTTCCGCACGACTCAGATGGACAAGGACGGCGGAGGCCTCGTGGATCTCTGTGCCGTCATAGACGCCACAGCCTGCGAGAATAACTGCGACACGCTTCACCATGGTTTCCTACAAAACACGCATAAAGCACATATGTTTACCTACAGTTTCCTCGGTTACAGAGCTTTTCTTCAATTTGACATCAGGAGGTGTTTACCCCCTATTCATTTCCTTATCAGATATGTGGATCGCTGCTCCTGTTGCACACgttaacattaaatatttacagtGCCAGGGGACGGAGGAGTgcgaggagtgaagctgctgccagGTAACACATTCAACACCAGTGAGGAGAAATTACAGGAAGTGTTGATAGTCTGCTCATGTCCATCTCAGAACTTGTGTCTAAAATCAACATGTGTTCCTAAAGCATCAGGAAAAAGCATTAGATAAGTTTAGAGAATAGAACAGACAGATCTCACCTTGTATGCGTAGATCACCTGGcttgactctgtgtgtgtgtgatggagctGCTCAGCAGAGGTGGAGGTGTGCCTGCTGAGCTCTGAGACTCTTTTATAGCCctgcctgcctctctgtctccaccCACAACCTGTTGTCCAAAAACGCTGACATCATTATCATCCACCTTAACGGTCACCAGGAACTCTGTTGAGGTGAAACGCTGAGTCACTCCACACAGTAATTTAGTTATCACTCAACAATGGACGTGACATAATGAGGAAATGTGCAAATATGGCCTCAATGActtctttattttatgttacaCATTTACAGGCCCATTGTTTCCTTTTGGAATAATTTGACAGATAAAGACACATGCAATTATTTAGaataaatactgaaaaatgaTCATATAAATGtcagtcattttttattcattgcatTTAATGGAGCACTGTTGAAGGAAAAAGATATAGAAGATATAAACTAGATAAATCACTTAATATGTGTTACTCAAATTGAATTGAAATAGACAGTTAAAGTATAACCTAGTTAGCATTTCACAAGAACAATTAGCGTTGATATTTAGACTAAATTGCGACAGAAATATGTCTTATCAGGTGTATTTTATTACAATCTAGGAAATATATCTGCCTGTATATTATCGGCTGTGGACGTGGAGTGGAGGTCACTTCTCAGACACGCTGCTTACGTGCAAGATTCTTTTAACAActccttttctttcctgctGTGACGGGCTGGACGGTTTTCCCCAGTGagggtgcagcagcagcagcaacatctcAGCCTCTCGGCTCAGGTTTCACCTGCGTGCTGACGTCACACGCAGCCGTATAAAGCCAGCGCAGCCTCACGTCCTCAGATATCTCCTGCCGCTATGGCTCAGCTGCAGTCTCTGCATGTGTCCGTCGGTATTCTGAGCATCTCTGGCGGTAAGATTTAATTTCGTGTGTCGGCTACGATATTTTGAGATgcatatttttgtcttttaccTTCTGCTGTTATTTATGTTTTAGTTTGATAATTTCAGCATGATTAtcctaaaaagaaaagaaaaaaagttcaaTCCTACGTTTTGGTGTCAAGAGCgtcttgaaaatgtattttttctttttccttttataaatgtttttgtgtatttctatAATTGTTTTTTGTGGGTGTTGTTTGTTATTATTTGACGTTCGTTGTAATTTTCCCaaatgatgttatttttatttttaatcatctGATTTTATCTATCTAatttgtttgggaaaaacatacaaaaaaatgacagatcACTAATATTAGAGCCCAGATCTTTTCTTCTTAATAATTAAATGTCATGAAAATATATATGAGAATTAAagtgatataataataatggtatCAAATTTTGAGTAGCATGTGATATGTGTTTGAAAGtgtaaaaactttttttaattaaattaataataagcttaataaaacatgtaatcaTGTGATGAAGTTAAAACAGAATACTTAAcaccatgataataataataataaaaataataatattaatataagaGTTAATGATTAAAACATATGCATttcagcaattaaaaaaaaaggaagttttgttctgcttgtttttgttttttctccgtGCTTTGTCATAGTAAGTGGTCTTTTTAACACCATGGTCCAGGGACTACAGATAAATGTATTGTCCCTACTTAAATACACTAAAGAGACAATACTGTGTGAATGCAAGTTGAAGTCAAACTGATCAACTAAGAAAGAGGCAGCACATGGGCTTACTTCAGGCACACTCGTGCCAAAGACTGTTATTTGTTTGGACACATCAGagtataaaaatgaaaaatgaaaaaatgtcaatTAGTTGTGATTCCCGATGAAGATCCAGTGCCTGACGTAAGcacttgtgtttctttttttgatgaAAACTTCTCAGTTCATCATATGTGAGGCTGACGCCTGCTCTTTCTATCTTAAAAGTAATCTTCTAAATGTTCATAAAGAAACTGTTGTAGCGTGGTCATGtatatttgttttgtctgacttgTAGGTTCTCTCCTGCTGTTGGTGAACGACTATGCCAGCTCACCTGAAAGACACTTAATTCCCTACACTGCACTGGGGGTTCTGCTCCTCATCATTGCAGCCCTCTTAGCTTATGCAGGTTGGTTTTGATGAATGTGTGTCACAAGTTTTGTTTaaagtgtgtaaaaaaaaaaaaaatctcaatccTCCCCCTGATCCCTTTCCTCTGTTTACTCTTTGTCTCGCAGGTATCCGTCGCAGTCTGTCCCACGCCCAGCTCTTCTCCACTCTGTGTCTCACTGTCTCTGCCCTGTGGTGTGGTTCAGGTCTGGTGTACATCCTGGTGGGGCAGGGTGTGCTGCAGACCACAGAGCTGAGAGCCTCTCTGGTCCCGGGTCTGGCAGCATTCACCTTAGCCCTGCTCATCATAGGCAGCGTAGCGGTCCTGGTAAAGAAAGCAGTTCTGTCTCTCATAGCTGTTGGCATTAGCTTAGCATGTGCCCATCAAATCGCAGGTTTGTCTGCTGCAGGTTTTGGTCAGTCTGCCACAGCTGCCAACTACCTTCTTGTCTGTGTGGTGGGTGTTTACTTTGGTGTTGGACGCCTACTGTCCACCATCACTCGAGGCAAAGTGGAGCCTCCAGGAACAGTCCTGAAGACCAAAGCTGAGGTGGGAGCAGAGCAGAATCAGGGCTGCACTGATGCACTGTCGGTAGGTCTGGTGATGAACCTGTTGTCCGCCTCTGTGCTAGCCTGTCCTCTGTTAGGTGTGGTCCCCCAGCTCTTCGTCGGTCATGTGCCCTGGCTGTGGACAGCTGGAGTCTTCCAGCTCGGCATGTGTGTCCTCTTCTACCGGGCCATGGACACACTAGCCGCCACTTTTTATGGGTTCACTGCTCTGCTGAGGTTTGCAGAAGGCTACAGCGCTCTCCTGTCGTTCTACTCCATTCAGCCTTACTCCCCTGTTCCCTTCCCTGTCGTCTTCTCTGTGCTTTTCTTCATCCTGGCTCTGTTCAGCTGTCAGAAGAGCTTGCTGGAGGGGCTCTACCAGCTTTTCTTTGTAGCTTATTCCATTGCCATTGCAGCCCAGCCTCAAGGCTTCTTCCAAGGGGGCACACAGGGTGTACAGGCAGCCATATTTGTAGTCTCTGCTGGCATGCTTTTAGTCACCACATTCAATATGGTGTCCAAGACAATGATTCCCACAGGGCAGGGTTACTTTAAGGCTTTGGTCACCAGGATGCGGGGTCTTACCCTCAGAGCCCATGATAAAGAGCTCCATTCACCTCACCTGGGTTACTCCAAGTATGCAGATGCAGAGGTGTTGGGCCATGCCTGCAGTGTGCTGGCTGCCTTTGCCATCACAGCCACAGTGGGTGGCAGAGATCCTCTGTCTGTGCTGATTCTGCCCTGGGTGGTGGTGGCTGGAGGGGCACTCACGCTGCTCTGCGGCTCAGTAGCTTTTGCCCGAGGTAAAACCTTTGAGAGCACAGTTTTTATTCTCTACGGGGTGATGTGGACGGTGTGGGGGCTGACACGATACGGCGGCCTTTATGGGGAAACCAGAAGCTTCGATGTGGCTGTCGGGATCATCAGTTTCATGCTGTTTAATGGTCTAGTGACAGTTGCGGCGCTGTTTTTAAATGTCGCCTGGTTTGCTTACGCCCTCACCTTCCAGCTCATTCTTATCAGCTTCCTCCTGGATGCAGTAGGTGCCCTGCCTTTTGGTTATGATATAGGAGTCACCATAATTTTTGGACTCATTAGTTTTTATTGCTTCCTGGCACACATTTTCAACAGCACCTTCCAGTCCCCGCAGATCCCCTTAGGAAAACCTCTGATAAAGCTGAGTGGGGTCGGGGGAGGTGCAGATATCTGTCCACACCTACCTGCACGCAAGGCCACGTCCGTCCAGCAGATTGCAGGTAAGAATCTGTCAATGAAATCAATGTCGATTTTAGAAAATACCCAGATGTTTTCATCCTAGACGTGAGTTTCATTTTTCTTATTCTTGCACCTGCAGAAATCATGAAAAATGGTGGTGTATGTGGAATGCCTACCGACACTGTCTATGTGCTGGTGGCAGCTTGCAACAGGCCTGAAGCAGTCGTCAAAGCTTACAAGTAAGTTTCCATTTCAAGAGCTTGACAGCCTTATCAATATCTGTTTATTGATTCAGTCTCATCACTCTCTTATTGATGTGTTCAAGGGTGAAGAAGCAGGCGCAGGACCGACCCATGTCCCTGTGGATCTCCTCCATCAAGCAGCTAGAGTCGGTGCGACACCTGCTGAGCCCTCTGCTCCTGGACTTCATGGAGGCTGCGTGGCCCTCCTCCATTAGCATGGTGATACCCAGAGGTGGGTGTGCATTTGTGCATGTATATTTTTTGGTACCTGCTGTTGCTTGAATGGGGTGTCATGAGCATTATGTTGATTTCTTGGCTTCCCACAGGCCCGTGGATGGACACCTTTGGTTTAGGAGATGCTGCCAAACACATAGGGACTCCACAGAGCATTGCCATCAGAAACCCAGACTGTTCTGTGGCCACACACCTCATTAATCAGGTAAGGGCTCTGGAAATGAATCACTTAAATAAATCACctaaaggagacatattttcATTTACAAGTGTGTGCTCCTACTGCTATAGGTTTAAATGCTTTAAtactcaaaaaacacaccagtttCCTTATACTGTCCAGCTGGCAGGCCCCTGTCTGAAATGctttgttttagctcctgtctctttaagacccccctcctaaatacccagtctgctccgattggtcagctcacacatgcctgagccagtaCCAGTActgacaacagagcagctgtgctaaaataaatattatgaGCCAATTTTTGTCTTGCAGGTGGGGCCCATCGCTGTAACCTCAGCCAACCCCACAGGAGAGGCAGACACGACTCACCACAACCAAGTTTATGCCAAACTTGGCAAAAAGGTGAGCACAATTTTTCGGTTTTATTAAACACAAGAGGTACTTGTGTTCTCATTTTTAGCTGTAAACTACATGTGCATTTTATTGGGTTAGGTTGATGGGGTGTTATGTGATGGAGCCTCTCCTGAGAACATCGCATCTACTGTGGTCGACTGCACTAAGATCGAAACAGGGCATATTGGATTCTTCAGAGTGGGTCTCATTCCTAAATCTAAGGTAATATAAATATCTCTTCTTGTTCTGTTTGCTCTTAATAAAGAatttcagttcagtgtgtgCTTACACTTCAAcctgctgcttttgtttgtttgccttgaAGGTTCTTCAAATCTTCGAGGAGGTTCAGATGCGGCACAGACAGGGGCAGACGAATCCTGCTTTTGAGTACAATCTCGATCCGCCAAACACCCAAAGGGAAAGAAATTCAGATGAATCAGAGTCAGGAAGAGGAAG of the Sparus aurata chromosome 18, fSpaAur1.1, whole genome shotgun sequence genome contains:
- the LOC115568305 gene encoding glutamine amidotransferase-like class 1 domain-containing protein 3A, mitochondrial is translated as MVKRVAVILAGCGVYDGTEIHEASAVLVHLSRAEAKVQMFAPNADQMHVVNHCEGKPTEEKRNILQESARIARGDVTDLAKLDVSAFDAAIIPGGFGVAKNLSDWAVKNKDCTIQPQLEKIIKDFHKAGKPLGMCCISPVLAAKILPGCEVTVGQDKECEKWPYAQTAGVMKEMGCKHVNTDVDKAHVDVKNKLVTTSAFMCNAPIHKVFDGVGVMVKETLKLA
- the LOC115568304 gene encoding uncharacterized protein LOC115568304, producing MAQLQSLHVSVGILSISGGSLLLLVNDYASSPERHLIPYTALGVLLLIIAALLAYAGIRRSLSHAQLFSTLCLTVSALWCGSGLVYILVGQGVLQTTELRASLVPGLAAFTLALLIIGSVAVLVKKAVLSLIAVGISLACAHQIAGLSAAGFGQSATAANYLLVCVVGVYFGVGRLLSTITRGKVEPPGTVLKTKAEVGAEQNQGCTDALSVGLVMNLLSASVLACPLLGVVPQLFVGHVPWLWTAGVFQLGMCVLFYRAMDTLAATFYGFTALLRFAEGYSALLSFYSIQPYSPVPFPVVFSVLFFILALFSCQKSLLEGLYQLFFVAYSIAIAAQPQGFFQGGTQGVQAAIFVVSAGMLLVTTFNMVSKTMIPTGQGYFKALVTRMRGLTLRAHDKELHSPHLGYSKYADAEVLGHACSVLAAFAITATVGGRDPLSVLILPWVVVAGGALTLLCGSVAFARGKTFESTVFILYGVMWTVWGLTRYGGLYGETRSFDVAVGIISFMLFNGLVTVAALFLNVAWFAYALTFQLILISFLLDAVGALPFGYDIGVTIIFGLISFYCFLAHIFNSTFQSPQIPLGKPLIKLSGVGGGADICPHLPARKATSVQQIAEIMKNGGVCGMPTDTVYVLVAACNRPEAVVKAYKVKKQAQDRPMSLWISSIKQLESVRHLLSPLLLDFMEAAWPSSISMVIPRGPWMDTFGLGDAAKHIGTPQSIAIRNPDCSVATHLINQVGPIAVTSANPTGEADTTHHNQVYAKLGKKVDGVLCDGASPENIASTVVDCTKIETGHIGFFRVGLIPKSKVLQIFEEVQMRHRQGQTNPAFEYNLDPPNTQRERNSDESESGRGSGDTTPSTASPQQSPVLRNGS